The Acanthochromis polyacanthus isolate Apoly-LR-REF ecotype Palm Island chromosome 5, KAUST_Apoly_ChrSc, whole genome shotgun sequence genome includes a window with the following:
- the LOC110957154 gene encoding rho GTPase-activating protein 40 isoform X1, which produces MPWRRSSSAALLLLSGRVIGRAKARDPSPTEMSVDPWAGTQDQAAAEHAHSTHTPPPSQDQEQHPDELCLDSFWSEVETIRQGSGYTDLDCTRRDSRQSEEGEQEEQWLADAGLSNLISEDSEDVDNAVLLSTLTRTQAEAVQRRLDSYTLSLRKRNKPPPRDVRDIFHSPIAQTLLPESQQSEDLAQNSMASVAKTPLSAVTPEHQRCAPKEEFFITDVAYCEQAVIFLKQAKLPQNNSQRRKEDGTLPRVICPKCRLGVTRIQDLSHADMKKVRQLALIDMTALSDLLELEVKRNKTGKRKIPESTLFGVPLATLLENDQKMKPNTSTPLFMQALLSFLEKKGVDSEGILRVPGSQSRIKLLQQNLETNFYSGQVSWDEVSPNDAAALLKKFIRELPAPLLTAEYLNTFSAVRDITELKQKLHMLNLLILLLPEPNRNTLKALLEFLSKVVSREKRNRMNLWAVATIMAPNLFLHKAVPSRLTEGAEKGQAEKAADVMRLLIRYQDLLWTIPNFLMSQVRKLNENSNRRYQFYDRRIKNLLRKIHTDSRDKPDKNTSEPRRTVKIQVGDLVSGTMEFQLNINSRTSDLLSQFHRQFLRSPDNGKGKMRRNGSVVYPDCALYEVGGNIGEHCLDPDTHLLDLYNSNPGGEWFIKMKPNASRGL; this is translated from the exons AGATCCCAGCCCCACCGAGATGAGCGTGGACCCCTGGGCCGGCACGCAGGACCAGGCAGCCGCTGAACACGCACACAGCACGCACACGCCGCCGCCCTCCCAGGACCAGGAGCAGCATCCCGACGAACTCTGCCTGGACTCATTTTGGAGTGAGGTAGAGACTATTCGACAGGGGAGTGGCTACACAGACCTCGACTGCACCAGAAGAGACTCCAGACAGTCAGAAG AGGGAGAACAAGAGGAGCAGTGGCTGGCCGATGCTGGCTTGTCAAACCTCATCAGTGAGGACAGCGAGGATGTAGATAACGCGGTGCTGCTGTCCACTCTGACCCGGACGCAGGCCGAAGCCGTTCAGCGCCGACTGGATTCCTACACGCTGTCCCTCCGCAAAAGGAACAAACCACCTCCCCGCGACGTTCGTGACATCTTCCACTCCCCTATCGCTCAG ACCCTTCTGCCTGAGTCTCAGCAAAGTGAAGACCTTGCCCAAAACAGCATGGCATCGGTTGCCAAAACACCACTATCAG CTGTGACACCGGAGCATCAGCGATGTGCTCCCAAAGAGGAATTCTTCATCACTGATGTTGCCTACTGCGAACAGGCCGTCATCTTCCTCAAACAAGCCAAACTGCCGCAGAATAACAGCCAACGCAGAAAAGAGGACGGCACCCTGCCT CGGGTTATCTGCCCCAAGTGCCGTCTAGGAGTGACTCGTATTCAAGATCTGTCCCACGCTGACATGAAGAAGGTGCGTCAGTTGGCTCTCATCGACATGACAGCGTTGTCCGACCTTCTCGAGCTCGAggtcaaaagaaacaaaaccgGCAAGAGGAAAATCCCAG AGAGCACGCTGTTTGGGGTACCTCTGGCCACGCTGCTGGAGAATGatcagaaaatgaagcccaACACCTCAACTCCTCTGTTCATGCAGGCG tTGTTATCGTTTCTGGAGAAGAAAGGAGTCGATTCAGAAGGGATCCTGCGGGTTCCAGGGTCTCAGTCCAGAATCAAG ctgctgcagcagaacTTGGAGACCAACTTCTACTCAGGGCAGGTCAGCTGGGATGAAGTGAGTCCAAATGATGCTGCTGCACTACTCAAGAAGTTCATCCGTGAACTGCCTGCTCCTCTGCTCACTGCGGAGTACCTCAACACCTTCAGCGCTGTCAGAG ACATCACAGAGCTGAAGCAAAAACTCCACATGTTGAATCTGCTCATCCTGCTGCTGCCTGAGCCCAACAGGAACACACTAAAG GCCCTGCTCGAGTTCCTCAGTAAGGTGGTTTCCAGGGAGAAAAGGAACAGGATGAACCTGTGGGCTGTCGCGACCATCATGGCTCCCAACCTCTTCCTCCATAAGGCCGTCCCCAGCAGACTGACTGAGGGGGCAGAGAAAGGACAGGCAGAGAAGGCAGCTGACGTTATGAGGCTCCTCATCCGCTACCAGGATCTGCTCTGGACG atCCCTAACTTCCTCATGAGCCAGGTGCGTAAACTGAATGAGAACAGTAACCGGCGTTACCAGTTCTATGACCGCCGCATCAAGAACCTGCTGAGGAAGATTCACACAGACAGCAGGGACAAACCtgacaaaaacacctctgaG CCGCGTCGTACAGTGAAGATCCAGGTTGGTGATCTAGTGAGCGGCACGATGGAGTTCCAGCTCAACATCAACTCACGAACCTCAGACCTGCTCTCCCAGTTTCACCGCCAGTTCCTCCGCAGCCCTGACAATGGAAAAGGCAAAATGCGAAG AAACGGCTCTGTGGTGTATCCAGACTGCGCCCTGTACGAAGTGGGAGGAAATATTG GTGAACACTGTTTGGATCCCGACACACACCTCCTGGATTTGTACAACAGTAACCCAGGAGGAGAGTGGTTCATCAAGATGAAACCCAACGCCAGCAGAGGGCTGTAA
- the LOC110957154 gene encoding rho GTPase-activating protein 40 isoform X2 produces the protein MSVDPWAGTQDQAAAEHAHSTHTPPPSQDQEQHPDELCLDSFWSEVETIRQGSGYTDLDCTRRDSRQSEEGEQEEQWLADAGLSNLISEDSEDVDNAVLLSTLTRTQAEAVQRRLDSYTLSLRKRNKPPPRDVRDIFHSPIAQTLLPESQQSEDLAQNSMASVAKTPLSAVTPEHQRCAPKEEFFITDVAYCEQAVIFLKQAKLPQNNSQRRKEDGTLPRVICPKCRLGVTRIQDLSHADMKKVRQLALIDMTALSDLLELEVKRNKTGKRKIPESTLFGVPLATLLENDQKMKPNTSTPLFMQALLSFLEKKGVDSEGILRVPGSQSRIKLLQQNLETNFYSGQVSWDEVSPNDAAALLKKFIRELPAPLLTAEYLNTFSAVRDITELKQKLHMLNLLILLLPEPNRNTLKALLEFLSKVVSREKRNRMNLWAVATIMAPNLFLHKAVPSRLTEGAEKGQAEKAADVMRLLIRYQDLLWTIPNFLMSQVRKLNENSNRRYQFYDRRIKNLLRKIHTDSRDKPDKNTSEPRRTVKIQVGDLVSGTMEFQLNINSRTSDLLSQFHRQFLRSPDNGKGKMRRNGSVVYPDCALYEVGGNIGEHCLDPDTHLLDLYNSNPGGEWFIKMKPNASRGL, from the exons ATGAGCGTGGACCCCTGGGCCGGCACGCAGGACCAGGCAGCCGCTGAACACGCACACAGCACGCACACGCCGCCGCCCTCCCAGGACCAGGAGCAGCATCCCGACGAACTCTGCCTGGACTCATTTTGGAGTGAGGTAGAGACTATTCGACAGGGGAGTGGCTACACAGACCTCGACTGCACCAGAAGAGACTCCAGACAGTCAGAAG AGGGAGAACAAGAGGAGCAGTGGCTGGCCGATGCTGGCTTGTCAAACCTCATCAGTGAGGACAGCGAGGATGTAGATAACGCGGTGCTGCTGTCCACTCTGACCCGGACGCAGGCCGAAGCCGTTCAGCGCCGACTGGATTCCTACACGCTGTCCCTCCGCAAAAGGAACAAACCACCTCCCCGCGACGTTCGTGACATCTTCCACTCCCCTATCGCTCAG ACCCTTCTGCCTGAGTCTCAGCAAAGTGAAGACCTTGCCCAAAACAGCATGGCATCGGTTGCCAAAACACCACTATCAG CTGTGACACCGGAGCATCAGCGATGTGCTCCCAAAGAGGAATTCTTCATCACTGATGTTGCCTACTGCGAACAGGCCGTCATCTTCCTCAAACAAGCCAAACTGCCGCAGAATAACAGCCAACGCAGAAAAGAGGACGGCACCCTGCCT CGGGTTATCTGCCCCAAGTGCCGTCTAGGAGTGACTCGTATTCAAGATCTGTCCCACGCTGACATGAAGAAGGTGCGTCAGTTGGCTCTCATCGACATGACAGCGTTGTCCGACCTTCTCGAGCTCGAggtcaaaagaaacaaaaccgGCAAGAGGAAAATCCCAG AGAGCACGCTGTTTGGGGTACCTCTGGCCACGCTGCTGGAGAATGatcagaaaatgaagcccaACACCTCAACTCCTCTGTTCATGCAGGCG tTGTTATCGTTTCTGGAGAAGAAAGGAGTCGATTCAGAAGGGATCCTGCGGGTTCCAGGGTCTCAGTCCAGAATCAAG ctgctgcagcagaacTTGGAGACCAACTTCTACTCAGGGCAGGTCAGCTGGGATGAAGTGAGTCCAAATGATGCTGCTGCACTACTCAAGAAGTTCATCCGTGAACTGCCTGCTCCTCTGCTCACTGCGGAGTACCTCAACACCTTCAGCGCTGTCAGAG ACATCACAGAGCTGAAGCAAAAACTCCACATGTTGAATCTGCTCATCCTGCTGCTGCCTGAGCCCAACAGGAACACACTAAAG GCCCTGCTCGAGTTCCTCAGTAAGGTGGTTTCCAGGGAGAAAAGGAACAGGATGAACCTGTGGGCTGTCGCGACCATCATGGCTCCCAACCTCTTCCTCCATAAGGCCGTCCCCAGCAGACTGACTGAGGGGGCAGAGAAAGGACAGGCAGAGAAGGCAGCTGACGTTATGAGGCTCCTCATCCGCTACCAGGATCTGCTCTGGACG atCCCTAACTTCCTCATGAGCCAGGTGCGTAAACTGAATGAGAACAGTAACCGGCGTTACCAGTTCTATGACCGCCGCATCAAGAACCTGCTGAGGAAGATTCACACAGACAGCAGGGACAAACCtgacaaaaacacctctgaG CCGCGTCGTACAGTGAAGATCCAGGTTGGTGATCTAGTGAGCGGCACGATGGAGTTCCAGCTCAACATCAACTCACGAACCTCAGACCTGCTCTCCCAGTTTCACCGCCAGTTCCTCCGCAGCCCTGACAATGGAAAAGGCAAAATGCGAAG AAACGGCTCTGTGGTGTATCCAGACTGCGCCCTGTACGAAGTGGGAGGAAATATTG GTGAACACTGTTTGGATCCCGACACACACCTCCTGGATTTGTACAACAGTAACCCAGGAGGAGAGTGGTTCATCAAGATGAAACCCAACGCCAGCAGAGGGCTGTAA
- the LOC110957154 gene encoding rho GTPase-activating protein 40 isoform X3, translated as MGGKEEVVVSRLDSNMQFPRTKLSRFRLRPNNSPVRGKRMKSKFHKKKARDPSPTEMSVDPWAGTQDQAAAEHAHSTHTPPPSQDQEQHPDELCLDSFWSEVETIRQGSGYTDLDCTRRDSRQSEEGEQEEQWLADAGLSNLISEDSEDVDNAVLLSTLTRTQAEAVQRRLDSYTLSLRKRNKPPPRDVRDIFHSPIAQTLLPESQQSEDLAQNSMASVAKTPLSAVTPEHQRCAPKEEFFITDVAYCEQAVIFLKQAKLPQNNSQRRKEDGTLPRVICPKCRLGVTRIQDLSHADMKKVRQLALIDMTALSDLLELEVKRNKTGKRKIPESTLFGVPLATLLENDQKMKPNTSTPLFMQALLSFLEKKGVDSEGILRVPGSQSRIKLLQQNLETNFYSGQVSWDEVSPNDAAALLKKFIRELPAPLLTAEYLNTFSAVRDITELKQKLHMLNLLILLLPEPNRNTLKALLEFLSKVVSREKRNRMNLWAVATIMAPNLFLHKAVPSRLTEGAEKGQAEKAADVMRLLIRYQDLLWTIPNFLMSQVRKLNENSNRRYQFYDRRIKNLLRKIHTDSRDKPDKNTSEPRRTVKIQVGDLVSGTMEFQLNINSRTSDLLSQFHRQFLRSPDNGKGKMRRNGSVVYPDCALYEVGGNIGEHCLDPDTHLLDLYNSNPGGEWFIKMKPNASRGL; from the exons AGATCCCAGCCCCACCGAGATGAGCGTGGACCCCTGGGCCGGCACGCAGGACCAGGCAGCCGCTGAACACGCACACAGCACGCACACGCCGCCGCCCTCCCAGGACCAGGAGCAGCATCCCGACGAACTCTGCCTGGACTCATTTTGGAGTGAGGTAGAGACTATTCGACAGGGGAGTGGCTACACAGACCTCGACTGCACCAGAAGAGACTCCAGACAGTCAGAAG AGGGAGAACAAGAGGAGCAGTGGCTGGCCGATGCTGGCTTGTCAAACCTCATCAGTGAGGACAGCGAGGATGTAGATAACGCGGTGCTGCTGTCCACTCTGACCCGGACGCAGGCCGAAGCCGTTCAGCGCCGACTGGATTCCTACACGCTGTCCCTCCGCAAAAGGAACAAACCACCTCCCCGCGACGTTCGTGACATCTTCCACTCCCCTATCGCTCAG ACCCTTCTGCCTGAGTCTCAGCAAAGTGAAGACCTTGCCCAAAACAGCATGGCATCGGTTGCCAAAACACCACTATCAG CTGTGACACCGGAGCATCAGCGATGTGCTCCCAAAGAGGAATTCTTCATCACTGATGTTGCCTACTGCGAACAGGCCGTCATCTTCCTCAAACAAGCCAAACTGCCGCAGAATAACAGCCAACGCAGAAAAGAGGACGGCACCCTGCCT CGGGTTATCTGCCCCAAGTGCCGTCTAGGAGTGACTCGTATTCAAGATCTGTCCCACGCTGACATGAAGAAGGTGCGTCAGTTGGCTCTCATCGACATGACAGCGTTGTCCGACCTTCTCGAGCTCGAggtcaaaagaaacaaaaccgGCAAGAGGAAAATCCCAG AGAGCACGCTGTTTGGGGTACCTCTGGCCACGCTGCTGGAGAATGatcagaaaatgaagcccaACACCTCAACTCCTCTGTTCATGCAGGCG tTGTTATCGTTTCTGGAGAAGAAAGGAGTCGATTCAGAAGGGATCCTGCGGGTTCCAGGGTCTCAGTCCAGAATCAAG ctgctgcagcagaacTTGGAGACCAACTTCTACTCAGGGCAGGTCAGCTGGGATGAAGTGAGTCCAAATGATGCTGCTGCACTACTCAAGAAGTTCATCCGTGAACTGCCTGCTCCTCTGCTCACTGCGGAGTACCTCAACACCTTCAGCGCTGTCAGAG ACATCACAGAGCTGAAGCAAAAACTCCACATGTTGAATCTGCTCATCCTGCTGCTGCCTGAGCCCAACAGGAACACACTAAAG GCCCTGCTCGAGTTCCTCAGTAAGGTGGTTTCCAGGGAGAAAAGGAACAGGATGAACCTGTGGGCTGTCGCGACCATCATGGCTCCCAACCTCTTCCTCCATAAGGCCGTCCCCAGCAGACTGACTGAGGGGGCAGAGAAAGGACAGGCAGAGAAGGCAGCTGACGTTATGAGGCTCCTCATCCGCTACCAGGATCTGCTCTGGACG atCCCTAACTTCCTCATGAGCCAGGTGCGTAAACTGAATGAGAACAGTAACCGGCGTTACCAGTTCTATGACCGCCGCATCAAGAACCTGCTGAGGAAGATTCACACAGACAGCAGGGACAAACCtgacaaaaacacctctgaG CCGCGTCGTACAGTGAAGATCCAGGTTGGTGATCTAGTGAGCGGCACGATGGAGTTCCAGCTCAACATCAACTCACGAACCTCAGACCTGCTCTCCCAGTTTCACCGCCAGTTCCTCCGCAGCCCTGACAATGGAAAAGGCAAAATGCGAAG AAACGGCTCTGTGGTGTATCCAGACTGCGCCCTGTACGAAGTGGGAGGAAATATTG GTGAACACTGTTTGGATCCCGACACACACCTCCTGGATTTGTACAACAGTAACCCAGGAGGAGAGTGGTTCATCAAGATGAAACCCAACGCCAGCAGAGGGCTGTAA